The Cynocephalus volans isolate mCynVol1 chromosome 16, mCynVol1.pri, whole genome shotgun sequence DNA segment TTTTCCTTCTATGCTGCGATGAATAAAACACCAGGGAAAGGGAAATAACCAAAAACACCTAATGGCAATGTTTACCACCTCAAAGTGTGATTCATTGTGGAAATGTTTGAGCCCTGATGCTTTCATAAATAAGTGGCCTCCGGAAGGGATATCAGTGAGAAAATAGTCACACCATGACCATTTTGCTGTTTTCCAgaacaaaattctttaaaaaaaaaaaaaaaaaatcatagcaacTCCAGGTCATGTTTTTAGTGAACACTAGCTGGAGTGAagccttgctttttaaaaattctcccacttgctgatttttttttgtttgtttgttttcatataatAAGGACATAGGGGTCCATACTTGCTTCAGGTCTTTGCCCAAaggtcaccttctcagtgagtaCTTCACTGACGACCCCCCCATTTAAAACTGCaacttccccaccccccagcgaTTCTCTCCCACTTTCCTGCTGTGTATTTCATCATTGTACCACCACCTTCTAACGTACGTATGTTTTGCTTCTCTGTTTTTGCTCATTGCCTGTACCACCTATTGGAATATAAGCTTCATAAAGGcaattgtttgaattttttaccTCCTTTGTCCATTGCTGTCTcgcccagtgcctagaacaaggcctggcacatagtaggtactcaactATTTTAATCAATTGCACAGAATGCCCATAGTAGGATTTTTTCTCTTTAGGCCCAAATTGGTCATGTGTCTTTGAAGATTTGTTGGCTGGGGGTGATGGGGTTTGGAGCTCAGGGAAGGAAGGAGCCGAAAGATCCCCCTGTGGTGGTTTCTAAAAAGAACTTTGGAAACGAGTGGGAGGTTGACTATTAGAGAATTCTGCATACCTCACTAATGCCTGGCATAGCCCTCTTTGGACTTAGTCCCTGTTCCCACAACCTTTTGCCCTGGTACTGTCTGTAAGGCACTGGTTTCTGGATTTGGGATAGTGCATTGCTGTGGTAACACGATTGGGAGGATCAGAGGGACTAAGGATCTCTGCTTGGggcacctgtaaaatgggggagcACCCCTCTGTCCAGGCTGGCTGGAGTGTAATCCAGTCCTAAGACAACAGCCTGAGAGTCGAGCTCACCAAGCTCTTCCAAGTTGATACTTCTGCATGCGAGAGGGAGCCAAGTGTCTAGAGATGATTGATGGGCAGGATGGAAAGTTGCTTTGGCAATTTGATCTTGGATGGATCCTTCCCCGTGGGAACAGTGACGCATGGCACCTTCCCCTGGAAGCGGGTGGCCATGTCTGTTGGCAGGATCTCAGGATGCGTATATGAGTTGGCCCGTGCTGAAGGCATCCACGTGAGCCTGtggattttgctttttcctttcccttaGAGATGGAATCCCTCCTTACCGCGTGGGGAGTAAGAAACAGCTCCAGAGAGAAATGCACCGCAGCGTGAAGGCTAACGGCCAAGTGTCTCTACCTCATTTCCCGGTGAGTACAgtctggagggggaggggagtgggaggggccTAGGGTCCCCTaggggaaaagagaggaaggaagagctgGACAGGAGGTGGTGCTTTGGGAGTTGATGTTGAGCAGAGTGATGTGGTTATGAGGTTCAAGGTGACCTATTTTTGAAccttttacattttctgaattCAGAAAACAAAGTGCTCCATGAGAAAGAAACCGAAGCAGTTCCTTCTCAGAAACTGAGAAATGTTAGATGATCCATGCTGCTCTCCATCCTGGTGGGCTCATTGTGTTGCCACCAGAATGGCATCCCCCCGAGGGCAGGGCGTGTTGTCTATGCCACTAACTTCTGTATCCACAGAGaccagaacagtgcctgacgcataacaggtgctcaataaacactgattgactgaatgaatgaacgagcAGGCCTGAGGCATCTCTGCCCCCTTCGGAAGGAAAGTCACATCCCTGGGACATTCCACATCTTGTGTTGACTGCACGACTTGGTTGTTTGGGTCATCCATCTCTCTATTTACTTGGCCATTTCTCCTCCTGACGTATGAAGCCTGGAAGGGTGGCTTTTCCAACCCCAGAACTTGTTTTGCTCATTTCCAACCCCAGAACTTGGTTCAGTACCTGTGGTTGAGTCTGAATGAATGAAGTGTTTGGTAGTGAGGAGCCTGTGAGCAGCAGCTTCCCATGATTGAGCTGGTAGGGGAAGGGCTTTTCAGGGACCTCCCCTTTTATTTCCATGTCCCCCAAAGCAGCCCACACATGGCCCCTGTACTTGAGTGCCTCCCCGTCTGTATTCTTATTGCAGGGCTGTGCTTCCTACAATACCGTGAGGTCTAGGTTGCCAGGATGCCCTTCctcagggaggggaagagggcaCCCAGCCTTCAGCAGGAGTCTGTCTATGAATCCTTCCTGCTGGCTGCAGAGAATCCAATTGGTCTGTCCACTTAGGTTGCATTTAGAAAATTAACACATCGAATTGCTAATCCCATGTTAGTGCACAGATTGGTGCACAGATGTGGCTCTTCTGCGGAAGCTCCTCACACAGACAAGGGCAGACTTAACCTTGTCTTAAAATTAGCATCTGAAGGTTGCCCCACCTCCAGCTTCTCCACACCCCCTAGTACAACAGTACTGATGACATCTCCTATGATGTTTTTTCCCCCCCTATTGGGGGTAATGTGTGTGTTAACAAAGAAAAGTTCTATTGCCCGAGCTTGCAAATTAGATGATTTTGTCCTGGGGTGTGCAAATCGACTTTCTCCATCAGGCAGATCTTTGATCGGGGGCTGCATGGAGGCTGCATGGAGCCAGCCTGTGCCAGAGGGGCCATGGTACGGACCCACTTCTCTGCCTCTCGTGTTTCTGCAGCTGCGTGGTTGCCGTGGCGAGGCCTATCTTGGCGGCTGGGGGAGATGCCAGTCTCTGCAAGTTGGCTTTCtgctcccctccaccccacccccaaagaaaAGGCCAAAAAGAGGGAGatgaggaggaaggaggcagaacAACTGGGGGCCGGGGGGGTAGTGCGGGGACAGGAAGAGGACAGAAAGCTGGGCGGTGGGGCTCTCTGCTTGCTGCTTTTGGCAGGGGTCCTCCATGCCTTTTTATATTCTGCACTTGATTTGGAGatgttcccttttcccttgaTAGATCAGCTTGGGGCAGCTGGGCTCAGCAGTGTTCTGCTACTAGCCTGCAGCAGCTTCCTTCATTTTCTGTACAAAgacagagggaggagggaggaggagaacaGGGGAGAGGGAGGACGGTGTGGAGACAACACCAGCTCAAAGGTGCGCAGCGAGCGGCCAGGAAATAAATTACCACTTCTTCTCTGATCCCGGCCCTGCGactccgttttttttttttctttcccttttcctccctccacctcccttccaatcttatttttttaaatttccaactcCCTTTCTGTTTAGACTCCACTTTTTATTCCTTGAGTtggtctctctcccctcccaacTCAGAGGGCtgctatttttttgatgtttgacAACAGTCTTTGAAGATTTTCTACTTCAGAGTAGCTACTGATGGGCTGGTTGTACTACAGAGAGAGCAAGCAGCGCCTCTCGGAGTGCGACCAACTGCTCCTGCCCAAGGCAAGCGCTGGTGGGGACCGTGGCTCGCCATGAGGCCGTGGCGCCGGCGCATAAAAATCTGGAGCAGCTCGGGCCACCTCACCATCCACTCTCCACCCCGACATGGGGACACGGTGCCCGTCACCGGGTCCTGGGAGCTCTGGCCAagctaccaccaccatcacccacCTGGCCTGCTAAGTGTACTTGTCCCTTTCCTCCCGTGCCCTGTAGAGAACCCACCGCCTGCCCAAGGAGATGACCCCTGTGGAGCCTGCCACCTTTGCAGCCGAGCTGATCTCGCGGCTGGAGAAGCTGAAGCTGGAGCTGGAGAGTCGCCACAGCCTGGAGGAGCGGCTGCAGCAGATCCGAGAGGTAGCGTGGGCTCTGTCCACCACCCCGGGCCTGGGGCGGGGCCCCCCACCTACTTCCCGGGTCACCACCCTTCTGCTGCTTTCCCTTCCAGGATGAAGAGAAGGAGGGGTCCGAGCTTGTGTTGGGCTCACGGGAGGGGGCTCCCACCCAgcaccccctctccctcctgccctctggCAGCTATGAGGAGGACCCGCAGACCATCCTGGACGATCACCTGTCCAGGGTCCTTAAGACCCCTGGCTGCCAGTCGCCTGGCCTAGGCCGCTACAGTCCCCGTTCCCGCTCccctgaccaccaccaccaccagcagccgCAGCAGCCGCAGCAGTACCACTCCCTTCTTCTGCCCGGGGGCAAGCTGCCCCCCGCCTCCATCCCACCAGGCACCTGCCCCCTCCTTGGGGGCAAGGGCTTTGTGACCAAGCAGATGACAAAGCATGTCCACCACCACTACATCCACCACCACGCCGTCCCCAAGACCAAGGAGGAGATCGAGGCGGAAGCCACACAGAGGGTGCGCTGCTTCTGCCCCGGAGGCACCGAGTATTACTGCTACTCAAAGTGCAAGGGACACCCCAAGGCTCCAGAGCCTGCACCCGGGGAGCAGTTTGGGTAAGTGCCGGGCAGACTGCAGTGTCCAGGGTGGGCTTTTCTCCCATCCAGAGCCCTGGGCAGGTGTGAGGTGGGGTCATAGTCACAGGCACTTAGCTTCTAGGAGGGAGGCGGAGGGCAGAGCTGGGTGGGGGAGCAGGTGCACGATCTTCCGAGTCACTGTCCTCCACTGACTGAGGTATCCAATCAAAGGGGTCCTGGAGATTTAATGGGGTCTCTGGGTTGGGTGTGGTTCTTGGTTCCCCACAGTGGCAGCAGAGGCAGTACCTTGCCCAAACGAAATGGGAAAGGCGTGGagcctggcctggccctgcccgCCAGGGAAGGAGGGACCCCCAGCGGAGCAGGGGCCCTGCAGCTTCCGGGGGAGGAAGGAGACAGGTCGCAGGATGTCTGGCAGTGGATGCTGGAGAGTGAGCGGCAGAGCAAGCCCAAGCCCCATAGGTAAACACCGCCCGCCGCCACCATGGCTGCCAGGGTCACGGGCACTTGGTATGGAGGTGTTGTGGGGATGGGTGTTTTTGTAGTCGGCCGAAAACAAATGTGACTGTTCGCTCCTGCCATCTTAATATTGAACATCGGACTGAGCAGACCACAAAAATGTCATGTTTTGGCAACAACCCCTGTTCGTGTTATGCTagagttatttttttcctctctctgtcagAGCAGAATAGACAAGTTTCTGTTGAAGtcacattttccagtttttctaacccaatttctttccttttgctttctaTCTCCTCATTTCTTGTCCAGTGCCCAAAGCACAAAAAAGGCCTACCCCTTGGAGTCTGCCCGTGCGCCCCCAGGTGAACGAGCTAGCCGGCACCATCTGTGGGGGGGCAGCGGGCACCCCCGCGCTGCCCCTCGCACCCACCCATTTACCCAGGACCCTGCAATGCCTCCCCTGACCCCACCCAACACCCTGGCACAGCTGGAGGAGGCTTGCCGCAGGCTGGCTGAGGTGTCGAAGCCCCCAAAGCAGCGGTGAGTGGGGGGTGGTCAGAGATTAAGACGGGGATTGGTTTTGGAGGTGGAGTCCTCGCCTCTTGTTGATGGGGAGGGCCCTTCTTTTCTGCCTGGGGCTCAGAGCCCCCTTGGGGAGGAGGAATTGTTTCTGGGTAAGATGTGCTCTTCCAACCTCTAGAAGTGGTTCCTTTTACTTGTGTTAGTTCTGCTAGAGTTAAACCAGGATCTGTTTGTTAGGCAAGTCATGCCTCAAAGTAGGAGAATGAATTCCTGTACAAATCTCACTCCTTACAAATGTCTTGATATTTAAGGTGGCTAGGTGAGGGTATAAGAAGCCATGACAGGTGGAGAATCAAGAGCCTTCGGTCCTTTGTCGGGGCTGGGAGTGTCCCATCCTGGACTAGTGGGGGTTTGAGGATGGCTGTCCTCAAGATGTCATCCAGGCCTCCCCCAGCCACTGTTCATACAAGACCTTGGTTGGGTCCCCACAGGGATGGAAATCGGGTCCTTGTTTCTTTAGGGGGCCAAAGAGAGTAATTGTCTCTCTGTCCCCCAGTTGCCCTGGGGATGACAGTAAATCTCTAAATCTCTCACATGACTGTGTCCTCAGGTGCTGTGTGGCCAGTCAGCAGAGGGACAGGAACCACTCGGTCACTGGCCAGGCAGGAGCCACACCCTTCTCCAACCCGAGCCTGGCTCCAGAAGAGTGAGTGTCTTTACCTGGCATTAATTACCAAGCTCTGCCGAGCAGTGTGTTTCAGGGTCTTCGCTATCTGGAGTTGTGTTTTTGTGGGACTTCTCTTTGTATGTAAAATAACCTTGATTTAACACTAGTGATGAGGAATGGTGAACACAGATGTTACCGTTCACAAAAAACCTGTGTGTACTGAGCAACATATCCACAACACAAGTTTTCCTGGGCACAGTGGAGTCAAAAGCTAGGACGTGAAGCCATTAGCAGCTAGGTAAAAGGGACCCCAGGACTGGATGGCAGAGTTGCGCCCCATTCACCTTGCAAGTTAGCGGTCCCAGAAACGTCTCTGTGTTGCCTCTGAGCTGAAGGGAAGGTGCTTTTCATGCTTTTCCACCGTTGCAGAGATCGAGAGGACCTCTTTGTGTTTTTGCTTGGAGAAAACAGAGTATCTTCCCTCGCCTTGGGTACTGATTCTTTTCGTAATTGTACACACTTGTGGAGTGGACCGAGAAGCCTGGCTCAGTTGAATTACAGGATGGtgcatttaaaatgaaatctgCTGCAGAGATCTAAAATGGTCTcaataaagttttctttcttagcGTCTTCGTCCTGAGCAGTGAGCAATGTG contains these protein-coding regions:
- the AXIN2 gene encoding axin-2 isoform X1, whose protein sequence is MSSAVLVTRLPDPSSSFREDAPRPPVPGEEGETPPCPPGVGKGQVTKPMPVSSNARRNEDGLGEPEGRASPDSPLTRWTKSLHSLLGDQDGAYLFRTFLEREKCVDTLDFWFACNGFRQMNLKDTKTLRVAKAIYKRYIENNSIVSKQLKPATKTYIRDGIKKQQIDSIMFDQAQTEVQSVMEENAYQMFLTSDIYLEYVRSGGENTAYMSNGGLGSLKVVCGYLPTLNEEEEWTCADFKCKLSPTVVGLSSKTLRATASVRSTETVENGYRSFKRSEPVNPYHVGSGYVFAPATSANDSEISSDALTDDSMSMTDSSVDGIPPYRVGSKKQLQREMHRSVKANGQVSLPHFPRTHRLPKEMTPVEPATFAAELISRLEKLKLELESRHSLEERLQQIREDEEKEGSELVLGSREGAPTQHPLSLLPSGSYEEDPQTILDDHLSRVLKTPGCQSPGLGRYSPRSRSPDHHHHQQPQQPQQYHSLLLPGGKLPPASIPPGTCPLLGGKGFVTKQMTKHVHHHYIHHHAVPKTKEEIEAEATQRVRCFCPGGTEYYCYSKCKGHPKAPEPAPGEQFGGSRGSTLPKRNGKGVEPGLALPAREGGTPSGAGALQLPGEEGDRSQDVWQWMLESERQSKPKPHSAQSTKKAYPLESARAPPGERASRHHLWGGSGHPRAAPRTHPFTQDPAMPPLTPPNTLAQLEEACRRLAEVSKPPKQRCCVASQQRDRNHSVTGQAGATPFSNPSLAPEDHKEPKKLAGVHTLQASELVVTYFFCGEEIPYRRVLKAQSLTLGHFKEQLSKKGNYRYYFKKASDEFACGAVFEEIWDDETVLPMYEGRILGKVERID